A genomic region of Leptolyngbya sp. NIES-2104 contains the following coding sequences:
- a CDS encoding alpha/beta fold hydrolase, producing the protein MNRFSLKVWIDGSGYPIVCLHGHPGSGRSMGVFTQHLSKRFQTVAPDLRGYGQSKTRENFVMLDHLDDLQGVLDSYGIDRALILGWSLGGIVALELAARFPEKVSGLILIGTSARPWGDHPKISVQDNLYTGIAALLNIIKPGWKWNIETFGKRSLFRHLIQQHTPETYRYIASDAVYAFLNTSPAANRALTAALRQGAYRVQDLEKITCPVLMLAGEHDRHINASSSVHTAEQLTNCECKVYPKTAHLLPWEIPNQMLADVDEWLDRHPEAWH; encoded by the coding sequence ATGAATCGATTTTCTTTGAAGGTATGGATTGATGGAAGCGGCTATCCGATCGTATGTCTCCACGGGCATCCCGGATCAGGTCGCAGTATGGGCGTTTTTACACAGCATTTATCAAAACGATTTCAAACAGTTGCGCCAGATCTCAGAGGCTATGGTCAATCAAAAACTCGCGAAAATTTCGTCATGCTGGATCACTTGGATGATCTTCAAGGCGTATTGGATAGCTACGGCATCGATCGCGCTTTGATCCTCGGCTGGTCACTCGGTGGAATTGTCGCGCTAGAACTTGCCGCTAGATTTCCTGAAAAAGTCAGCGGTTTAATTCTCATTGGCACGTCTGCGCGTCCGTGGGGTGATCATCCGAAAATTAGCGTTCAGGACAATCTCTACACTGGGATCGCAGCACTGTTAAACATCATCAAACCGGGCTGGAAGTGGAACATTGAGACATTTGGCAAGCGATCGCTTTTCCGCCATCTCATCCAACAACACACGCCAGAAACCTACCGCTACATTGCCAGCGATGCTGTTTATGCCTTTCTCAACACTTCACCCGCAGCCAATCGAGCACTAACGGCGGCACTGAGACAAGGCGCTTATCGAGTTCAAGATTTAGAAAAAATTACTTGTCCAGTCTTGATGTTAGCAGGAGAGCACGATCGACATATCAATGCCTCATCTAGCGTCCACACAGCCGAACAGCTAACGAACTGTGAATGTAAGGTCTATCCGAAGACAGCGCACTTACTGCCGTGGGAAATTCCAAACCAGATGTTAGCGGATGTAGATGAATGGCTCGATCGACATCCTGAAGCTTGGCACTAA
- a CDS encoding polysaccharide deacetylase family protein, translating into MNSTSISPMRWHLKKLARRLMILSSLVLNPFGNARRSQIRVLTYHRFGDQPRDPFCVTPEDFEAQMAWLARHKRAVSMEQVERFLRGEIDLPAGSVLVTIDDGYQSVHDLALPILKKYKIPAVVFVTVSAIDHHEDPEPHLTWNEVKTLASHLTVASHGWTHRSLGKISLEEMRLEVTRSRRMLEEKLRIPVTAFAYPFGTMADFNATTATVLQESQYQFAFTSQHGAIAERESPLNRFYLPRIKVEGGEGLWMFRLLVGGGLDHWRLIDQTLWKLQQSPGRVQG; encoded by the coding sequence ATGAATTCTACATCAATTAGTCCGATGCGCTGGCACCTCAAGAAGTTGGCACGGCGGCTGATGATTTTGTCGAGTTTGGTGCTCAATCCATTCGGAAACGCGAGACGATCGCAGATTCGAGTGTTGACGTATCACCGCTTTGGAGATCAGCCGCGTGATCCGTTTTGTGTCACGCCGGAAGATTTTGAGGCGCAAATGGCTTGGCTTGCCCGTCACAAACGAGCGGTTTCAATGGAACAAGTCGAGCGATTTTTAAGAGGTGAAATTGATCTGCCTGCGGGATCGGTGCTAGTGACGATCGATGATGGCTATCAAAGCGTTCATGACCTCGCTCTACCGATTTTGAAGAAGTACAAAATTCCTGCGGTCGTCTTTGTCACCGTGAGCGCGATCGATCATCACGAAGATCCAGAGCCGCATTTAACTTGGAATGAGGTTAAAACGTTAGCATCTCATCTGACGGTAGCTTCACACGGATGGACACATCGATCTCTAGGCAAAATTAGTCTTGAGGAAATGCGGTTGGAAGTGACGCGATCGCGACGAATGCTAGAAGAGAAACTCAGAATTCCGGTAACAGCGTTTGCCTACCCGTTTGGAACGATGGCTGATTTTAATGCAACAACTGCGACGGTTTTACAGGAAAGTCAGTATCAATTTGCGTTTACCTCGCAGCATGGCGCGATCGCAGAACGAGAATCACCGCTGAATCGGTTTTATCTACCGCGTATCAAGGTTGAAGGGGGTGAGGGGCTTTGGATGTTTCGGCTGTTGGTGGGCGGTGGATTAGATCACTGGCGGCTGATCGATCAAACGCTGTGGAAATTGCAGCAAAGTCCGGGGCGGGTACAGGGGTAA
- a CDS encoding peptidylprolyl isomerase, with protein sequence MDTNAFLTIDDTSLSLRDCLRYLQTSGKLQGFIGDILRQHVLETEIKTREDLDINPAVIEQAVVDFRLQQQLTDPKVFQEWLNRNGLDYTTFHQQIATNFKNEKLKIVATEPRLQEYFIERKVFLDRVVLSRIIVESKEVADELKLQISEGESFEALAKEHSIADDRIANGMMGPVSRGTMPDTVRAVIDSANPGDVVGPIELEDRWALFRVEEVLPATLDNSQLKQMLTTELFDRWIAEKIQKMTVKLQVND encoded by the coding sequence ATGGACACAAACGCTTTTTTGACGATCGACGATACATCTCTCAGTCTCCGGGATTGTCTTCGTTATTTACAGACTTCTGGCAAGCTGCAAGGCTTTATTGGTGATATTTTGCGGCAGCACGTACTCGAAACCGAAATTAAAACCCGCGAAGATTTGGATATCAATCCGGCAGTGATTGAACAAGCGGTCGTCGATTTTCGGCTTCAGCAACAATTGACCGATCCGAAGGTATTTCAAGAATGGCTGAATCGTAACGGACTCGATTACACCACATTTCATCAGCAGATTGCAACGAACTTTAAGAACGAAAAGCTAAAGATTGTTGCGACTGAACCGAGATTGCAAGAGTACTTCATTGAGCGAAAAGTGTTTCTCGATCGCGTCGTGCTATCTCGCATTATTGTCGAAAGTAAAGAGGTCGCAGACGAATTAAAGCTGCAAATCAGTGAAGGGGAAAGTTTTGAGGCGTTAGCGAAAGAGCATTCGATCGCCGACGATCGTATTGCAAATGGCATGATGGGTCCGGTCAGTCGCGGTACAATGCCGGATACGGTCAGAGCGGTGATCGATTCTGCTAATCCGGGCGATGTTGTCGGACCGATTGAATTAGAGGATCGATGGGCGCTTTTCCGGGTGGAAGAAGTTCTACCTGCAACTTTAGACAATTCTCAATTGAAGCAGATGCTAACGACGGAATTATTCGATCGTTGGATTGCCGAAAAAATTCAGAAAATGACGGTGAAACTGCAAGTCAACGACTAA
- a CDS encoding DUF2996 domain-containing protein, protein MATEETKPQGESELPPTVTDTVPDVIKENISSESEPTATTIPTANAPDPTAVNDGDNPNAAKPKAGKPGKDTPTDEALKPAKEKKAKAPGVEDKPFGDFIQQDYLPALKQGLEKLGTRSLELHFEKRKIPIKGYDQAPECWQVIGKWQPSYKQLREFNIYFFDENINGLKGFACAEGDRLSTMESFLIDERKVSLDLLVFGAVQRLNGQKWLALN, encoded by the coding sequence ATGGCAACGGAAGAAACCAAGCCTCAAGGCGAATCGGAACTCCCACCCACGGTCACGGATACTGTGCCCGATGTGATTAAGGAAAATATCAGCAGTGAATCCGAACCTACTGCCACAACGATCCCAACCGCAAATGCGCCTGATCCCACTGCCGTAAACGATGGAGATAATCCTAACGCAGCGAAGCCCAAAGCTGGTAAACCTGGGAAAGATACGCCAACCGATGAAGCGCTAAAACCTGCCAAGGAAAAGAAAGCAAAGGCTCCGGGCGTTGAGGATAAGCCGTTTGGTGATTTTATTCAGCAAGATTATCTGCCTGCTCTGAAGCAAGGATTAGAGAAATTGGGAACGCGATCGCTAGAGCTGCATTTCGAGAAGCGCAAGATTCCGATCAAGGGATACGACCAAGCGCCGGAATGCTGGCAAGTGATTGGAAAATGGCAACCGAGCTATAAACAATTGCGCGAGTTCAATATCTATTTCTTTGATGAAAACATCAATGGTTTAAAAGGGTTTGCGTGTGCAGAGGGCGATCGTTTGAGCACAATGGAATCTTTTCTGATTGATGAACGAAAAGTGTCATTGGATTTGCTGGTGTTTGGAGCCGTTCAGCGGTTGAATGGTCAGAAGTGGCTGGCGTTGAATTAG
- a CDS encoding WecB/TagA/CpsF family glycosyltransferase, which yields MIPQPFNSTRSRPRKRSISPVSIFGIQIANASRSDAIDIMEELVQQSTPAQIFLPNAHTLNLAIADSNYHAVLNRATYCFGDGSGVRIAASMRGVKMKSNLVGTDLIPDFFQATANQGYRYFLLGADPDTIEQAARFAGQHFPGWELAGYHHGYLTSPELRERAIAQIKAARPHVLLVGMGNPIQESWIDQYQPAEVPLAIGVGGLFDHWGGNLKRAPRWVRYFGFEWLQLLCQQPKKWQRYLIGNFTFLFYALMYWKSDRVVQSKFNRRRNP from the coding sequence ATGATCCCACAACCATTCAACTCAACCCGATCGCGTCCCCGTAAACGATCGATTTCACCTGTCTCTATTTTTGGTATTCAGATCGCCAATGCTTCCCGCTCAGATGCGATCGACATCATGGAAGAACTCGTCCAGCAATCGACTCCTGCCCAAATCTTTCTTCCCAACGCTCACACGCTGAATCTTGCGATCGCAGACTCAAACTATCACGCTGTCCTCAATCGTGCAACTTACTGCTTTGGGGATGGTTCTGGAGTCCGAATCGCTGCATCAATGCGGGGAGTCAAGATGAAAAGTAACCTGGTCGGAACCGACTTGATTCCAGACTTCTTTCAAGCGACTGCAAATCAAGGCTACCGTTATTTTCTGCTAGGTGCCGATCCAGACACGATCGAGCAAGCGGCGCGATTTGCTGGGCAACACTTTCCAGGGTGGGAACTTGCGGGATATCATCACGGATATTTGACCAGTCCAGAACTCAGAGAACGAGCGATCGCGCAAATCAAAGCGGCGCGTCCCCATGTGCTCCTCGTCGGAATGGGCAATCCGATTCAGGAAAGCTGGATCGATCAGTATCAGCCTGCGGAAGTGCCGTTAGCGATCGGAGTCGGTGGCTTGTTCGATCACTGGGGTGGTAACTTAAAACGGGCACCGCGATGGGTGCGATATTTTGGATTTGAATGGCTGCAACTTTTGTGCCAACAGCCGAAAAAATGGCAGCGTTATTTGATCGGAAATTTCACTTTCCTGTTTTATGCCTTGATGTATTGGAAATCCGATCGTGTCGTGCAGTCTAAGTTTAACCGCAGAAGAAACCCATGA
- a CDS encoding MarR family winged helix-turn-helix transcriptional regulator, whose product MLSSQTEQIPAHLKRLLAPHGIGYRIKLLSQLLGRRFQERLEPHKLTPFHWVVLCCLWQEDGQATSSIGDRLQQVGGTLTGVLDRMCDRGLIRRERDTQDRRIWRIWLTDSGRQLEDILPPIAVEVREAALSGIPYSEREQFSDVVDRIIANFANTDPVHSPDGWQALLAPHNLGYRIKIIAQLGTRRFQERLDPFELTPFHWVVLCCLWQEDGQATSGIGEKLQQVGGTLTGVLDRMCERGLIRRERDTHDRRIWRIWLTEEGERMKTTLPPVALSLAEVMMTGISTEEQAALSDWVNRAIANLTAV is encoded by the coding sequence ATGCTCTCTTCCCAAACTGAACAAATTCCCGCACATCTGAAGCGGTTACTTGCCCCTCATGGTATCGGATATCGCATCAAACTCCTTTCCCAACTGTTAGGACGCAGATTTCAAGAACGTCTCGAACCGCATAAACTTACGCCGTTTCACTGGGTCGTCTTATGCTGTCTCTGGCAAGAAGACGGACAAGCGACTTCGAGTATCGGCGATCGACTTCAACAAGTTGGCGGCACGTTAACCGGAGTATTAGACCGAATGTGCGATCGCGGCTTGATTCGACGAGAACGCGATACCCAAGATCGACGCATTTGGCGCATTTGGCTCACCGATTCTGGGCGGCAGCTTGAAGACATTTTGCCACCGATCGCGGTCGAAGTTCGCGAAGCAGCCCTCTCTGGTATTCCCTATTCAGAGCGCGAACAGTTTTCGGATGTAGTCGATCGCATCATTGCAAACTTTGCGAATACAGATCCGGTACATTCTCCTGACGGTTGGCAAGCGCTTCTTGCTCCACACAATTTGGGCTATCGGATTAAAATCATTGCTCAACTAGGAACCCGTCGATTTCAAGAACGACTTGATCCCTTTGAATTGACACCGTTTCACTGGGTGGTGTTGTGCTGTCTCTGGCAAGAGGACGGACAGGCAACTTCTGGAATCGGTGAAAAGCTTCAGCAAGTGGGCGGAACGCTGACCGGAGTGCTCGATCGCATGTGTGAGCGCGGCTTGATTCGGCGTGAGCGGGATACGCACGATCGACGCATTTGGCGCATTTGGCTGACTGAAGAAGGCGAACGAATGAAAACAACGCTCCCTCCGGTCGCTTTGTCGCTGGCTGAAGTGATGATGACGGGAATTTCAACCGAGGAGCAAGCGGCACTGTCGGATTGGGTCAATCGCGCCATTGCGAATCTCACAGCCGTATAA
- the sixA gene encoding phosphohistidine phosphatase SixA translates to MKLYIIRHGLAGQHGDYGNDDERPLTSEGKRKTEQIAKRLQALGLKFDLILTSPLTRAKQTAEILKAAHLSDALEVEGYLAPGGDIQTWLAWFESWRTPEKSLALVGHEPDLSSWAETLIWGEVRDRLILKKAGAIGLEVPDTGIIVANSQLFWLTPPRFLL, encoded by the coding sequence ATGAAACTCTACATCATCCGACATGGACTGGCAGGACAGCATGGGGACTATGGCAATGACGATGAGCGACCTTTAACTTCAGAAGGAAAGCGCAAAACCGAACAAATCGCAAAACGACTACAAGCGTTGGGCTTAAAATTCGATCTGATCCTGACGAGTCCATTGACACGAGCAAAACAAACGGCTGAAATTTTGAAAGCGGCTCACCTGAGTGATGCGTTAGAAGTTGAAGGCTATCTTGCACCAGGCGGGGATATTCAGACATGGTTAGCTTGGTTCGAGTCTTGGCGCACTCCAGAGAAATCGCTAGCATTGGTCGGACATGAACCGGATTTAAGTAGCTGGGCAGAAACGCTGATTTGGGGAGAAGTTCGAGATCGACTGATTCTTAAAAAAGCAGGTGCGATCGGCTTAGAAGTGCCGGACACTGGAATTATTGTTGCGAACAGTCAATTATTCTGGTTAACGCCGCCAAGATTTTTGCTGTGA
- a CDS encoding DUF1816 domain-containing protein, whose translation MTSFLSAIGFAWWAEVTTENPRCVYYFGPFLSEKEAKSHQGGYVEDLEREGATSIKVNIKRCKPSDLTIYDEKADVGFKPMNGVLSGQY comes from the coding sequence CGGTTTTGCTTGGTGGGCTGAAGTGACCACAGAGAACCCCCGATGCGTCTACTATTTCGGTCCGTTTCTCAGCGAGAAAGAAGCAAAATCTCATCAAGGTGGCTATGTTGAAGACCTTGAACGGGAAGGTGCGACGAGCATTAAGGTTAATATTAAGCGGTGCAAGCCGTCGGATTTGACCATCTACGATGAGAAGGCGGACGTGGGGTTTAAGCCGATGAACGGTGTGCTAAGCGGTCAATACTAA
- a CDS encoding glutathione S-transferase family protein, whose amino-acid sequence MPPKLIIQLGRFIWTTLWRIMMSKLAPRDASGAYIRPESQFRDRIGSQTYPAASGRYKLFVGMSCPWAHRTLVTRALKGLENTIEKSIVSPSPENGGWILDQPEFGCTTLAELYRLAKPEYKERSTVPVLWDCETNTIVNNESSEIIVMLNREFNEFAAHPELDLYPDLLRDEIDRWNLKTYNSVNNGVYRCGFAQTQAAYESACNELFSMLDTIDKTLENNRYLCGDTLTLADIRLFTTLFRFDAAYYGIFKCSRRRIQDYENLGAYVRDIYQLPGVADTCDLQAVKRDYYGNLFPLNPGGIIPIDSDSQNLLAPHNRDKIYA is encoded by the coding sequence ATGCCCCCGAAACTGATCATTCAACTCGGTCGCTTCATCTGGACAACCCTGTGGCGGATTATGATGTCTAAACTGGCTCCGCGTGATGCGTCTGGTGCCTATATTCGCCCAGAAAGTCAGTTTCGCGATCGCATTGGTTCACAGACTTATCCAGCAGCTTCAGGACGCTATAAGTTGTTTGTGGGAATGAGTTGCCCCTGGGCGCATCGAACATTAGTAACACGAGCACTAAAAGGATTGGAGAACACGATCGAGAAGTCGATCGTGTCTCCCTCTCCCGAAAATGGCGGTTGGATTCTCGACCAGCCTGAATTTGGCTGTACAACGTTGGCAGAACTCTATCGATTAGCGAAACCGGAGTACAAAGAACGATCGACTGTTCCGGTGTTGTGGGACTGCGAGACAAATACGATCGTTAATAATGAAAGCTCTGAAATCATTGTAATGCTTAATCGTGAATTTAACGAATTCGCAGCACATCCAGAACTTGATTTATACCCAGATTTATTACGAGATGAAATCGATCGTTGGAACCTGAAAACCTATAACTCAGTGAACAATGGCGTGTATCGTTGCGGATTTGCTCAAACACAAGCCGCTTACGAATCAGCCTGCAATGAATTATTTTCGATGTTAGATACGATCGACAAAACGCTAGAAAACAATCGTTATCTCTGCGGTGATACGCTAACACTCGCTGATATCAGACTGTTCACAACGCTATTTCGCTTTGATGCTGCGTACTATGGCATTTTCAAATGTAGTCGTCGCCGCATTCAAGATTATGAAAACTTAGGCGCTTATGTGCGGGATATTTATCAGCTTCCGGGTGTAGCAGACACTTGTGATTTACAAGCAGTCAAACGAGACTACTACGGTAATTTATTTCCACTAAATCCAGGGGGAATTATCCCGATCGATAGCGACTCCCAGAACTTACTCGCACCCCACAATCGAGATAAAATTTACGCCTGA
- a CDS encoding DUF99 family protein, with protein sequence MELEALLEQHRLIRAIGFDDAPFIRKAGKPVSIAGIVCAGTRFEGMLWGQIEPDGWDATETIANMLLNSKFLPQAHIVLLDGISLGGFNVVDLPALSDAIERPCVSVMRRYPNLEKVEFALRRLPEPERRLALIAKAGEIYQSPPFVFQVQGATPETTARVLARLTDRGHVPEALRLAHLIASAVMNGESGRQA encoded by the coding sequence ATGGAGCTAGAAGCATTATTAGAACAGCATCGATTGATCCGGGCGATCGGGTTTGATGATGCTCCGTTCATTCGCAAAGCAGGAAAACCCGTGTCGATCGCTGGAATTGTCTGTGCGGGGACTCGATTTGAAGGGATGTTGTGGGGGCAGATCGAACCCGATGGCTGGGATGCGACCGAAACGATCGCGAACATGCTCTTAAACAGTAAATTTCTTCCTCAAGCTCACATTGTTTTACTCGATGGCATTTCGCTCGGTGGCTTTAATGTGGTCGATTTGCCTGCATTGTCTGATGCGATCGAGCGTCCTTGTGTGAGTGTGATGCGACGCTATCCAAATTTAGAAAAAGTCGAATTTGCACTCAGACGATTGCCCGAACCCGAACGCCGATTAGCGCTGATCGCTAAAGCTGGAGAAATTTATCAATCGCCGCCATTTGTATTTCAAGTGCAGGGAGCGACACCGGAAACGACTGCACGAGTGTTGGCACGATTAACCGATCGCGGTCATGTTCCCGAAGCGTTGAGGCTGGCTCACTTAATCGCTTCAGCAGTAATGAATGGTGAGAGTGGTCGTCAGGCGTAA
- a CDS encoding NB-ARC domain-containing protein codes for MVGLRASETGKQQIRQVIEARNWNMTDERALMAASQRLGSSRGDYAKGVSETTWKRFVYASRRIHRRTFQVYCEVLELDWKTIAEVPDPKASRDDLSLMPLLQNFYGRSDELKHLTALLLKYQFVILYGAVGIGKTSIAVKLVEQVQPLFDRRIWVQFDHRLPIEQLLLNLLHTLSETPRSFPQDLTRLTQILRQDLANSKLLIVLDEVNPDQGDRVNYQHLIRTLQDLGQTHHQSCILVTTRERPPDFTALMREQAVSQVLIGLDSESGCKIIEDGRLRFEPEIGQKLVDRYSGNPLALKLVCPIVRDLFQGQVHKFLEHSDIYVSELMQQALIQQIQTLTEFERTILRLLAQSEPLSQRELQDELQGQGSLIEGLDRLGRRSLIEKVIEGHDVLYTLQPMILEVVRRHLKMTQSHDRLR; via the coding sequence ATGGTCGGATTACGAGCTTCGGAAACAGGAAAACAACAAATTAGACAGGTCATTGAAGCCCGAAACTGGAATATGACCGATGAACGGGCACTGATGGCTGCAAGTCAACGGCTCGGAAGTTCACGCGGCGATTATGCAAAAGGCGTTTCTGAAACGACCTGGAAGCGATTTGTTTATGCCAGTCGTCGCATTCATCGCCGTACGTTTCAGGTTTACTGTGAAGTGCTTGAACTCGATTGGAAAACGATCGCAGAAGTTCCCGATCCAAAAGCCTCTCGCGATGATTTGAGCTTGATGCCATTGCTTCAAAACTTCTATGGTCGCAGCGACGAACTAAAGCATCTCACAGCGTTATTGCTCAAGTATCAATTTGTGATTTTGTATGGAGCCGTTGGAATTGGAAAAACTTCGATCGCGGTTAAGCTCGTTGAGCAAGTACAACCTTTATTCGATCGACGAATTTGGGTGCAATTTGATCACCGTTTACCGATCGAACAATTGTTACTAAATCTGCTGCATACTTTGTCTGAAACTCCTCGATCGTTTCCACAGGATCTGACGCGGTTAACTCAAATTTTGCGGCAAGATTTAGCGAATTCTAAACTGTTAATTGTTCTCGATGAAGTGAATCCAGATCAAGGCGATCGAGTGAATTATCAACATTTGATTCGCACTCTACAAGACCTAGGACAAACTCATCATCAAAGCTGCATTCTTGTCACCACTCGTGAACGTCCACCAGACTTTACAGCATTGATGCGCGAACAAGCCGTTTCACAAGTTCTAATCGGTCTGGATTCAGAATCAGGCTGCAAGATCATAGAAGATGGACGATTGAGATTTGAACCGGAGATTGGACAAAAATTAGTCGATCGCTATAGCGGCAATCCACTCGCGCTCAAGTTAGTTTGTCCGATCGTGCGGGATCTGTTTCAAGGTCAAGTTCACAAGTTTCTGGAACATTCCGACATCTACGTTTCAGAACTGATGCAGCAAGCATTGATTCAACAAATTCAGACGCTCACAGAATTCGAGCGAACGATCTTACGATTACTCGCACAATCAGAACCGCTATCACAGCGAGAATTACAAGATGAATTACAAGGACAAGGAAGTTTGATCGAAGGACTCGATCGCTTAGGACGACGATCGCTGATCGAGAAAGTGATCGAGGGGCATGACGTTTTATACACACTGCAACCGATGATTCTAGAAGTGGTACGAAGACATTTAAAGATGACTCAATCACACGATCGCTTACGATAG
- a CDS encoding peroxiredoxin, with protein MALRLGDTVPNFTQDSSEGTIDFYDWAGDSWVVLFSHPADYTPVCTTELGQVAKIKPEFDKRNVKVIALSVDNAESHKGWISDINETQSTTVNYPILADGDKKVSELYDMIHPNSSTGNTLTVRSVFIIDNNKKLRLTFTYPASTGRNFDELLRVIDSLQLTDNYSVATPANWQDGGDCVVVPSIPTEQAREKFPKGLTEVKPYLRMTPQPNK; from the coding sequence ATGGCTCTTCGACTTGGTGATACCGTTCCCAACTTTACGCAGGATTCGTCTGAGGGAACGATCGATTTTTATGATTGGGCAGGCGATAGCTGGGTAGTGCTGTTCTCGCACCCCGCAGACTATACTCCTGTTTGTACGACCGAATTAGGTCAAGTGGCAAAGATCAAGCCCGAATTTGACAAGCGCAATGTGAAAGTAATCGCGCTAAGTGTGGATAACGCTGAATCTCACAAGGGCTGGATTAGCGACATCAACGAAACCCAAAGTACCACCGTCAACTATCCGATCTTGGCGGATGGCGACAAGAAGGTTTCGGAACTGTACGACATGATTCACCCGAATTCCAGCACAGGCAATACGCTGACTGTTCGATCGGTGTTCATCATCGACAACAATAAGAAACTGCGCCTGACCTTTACTTATCCTGCCAGCACCGGACGGAATTTTGATGAGTTGTTGCGGGTGATTGATTCGCTGCAATTGACGGACAACTACAGCGTTGCGACTCCGGCAAATTGGCAAGATGGCGGCGACTGTGTGGTTGTGCCTTCGATTCCGACCGAGCAAGCGCGTGAGAAATTCCCGAAAGGATTGACGGAAGTGAAGCCTTATCTCCGGATGACTCCGCAGCCGAACAAGTAA